One Turneriella parva DSM 21527 genomic region harbors:
- a CDS encoding 7TM diverse intracellular signaling domain-containing protein, giving the protein MKAKSLAIAIIALCGTASTGAVQVDDGFSQSALSRVEILVTDKALTLLQIQKLKFSQPAASQIGLRATESVWLRLPVESAAAVKVPLVARYEFPWTDRAEFFVVRENGEVISSSLGGDTVKGRRTERLPLVRFELQPQERLTVYLKVTTVARAAAQINLYRRESLSPRVFAELLAQGAFVGVVCMLLIFHLNMYIATRDAMLRSYLGYILTVSLFMPLRSGILPQFLFGEYAHLSDMVWVILVSATYFTGVSSARALLSLKTTDPRADRLLSVLQVLTLTPALVLFVGRREAFIAENIAALFVGPPLLVLGLMHVFQKRQHALYFVVGFSVPIIAAIADNLVEAGVLPAFALRNEMLPAAMLFEFLLFAQIIYRKLADSETARVRDHERLTRFRSELAFASAIQKSLLPPLAQTFGRIEVRAAYRSEKAVGNDYFDVLEAGKNSIGVLLTDAGAGRASSLAAALDVSAVRMAFRNSFSAGAEPDVVMQRMFAMLEPVTKSRPVAATYVTLNTDTGFVRGYLHMNPVPVVVRAGGAREAIFSDNEDIPLTQKFDLQLRPGDTLVLATTGIARRINLVRDRLHPRERVDKMQQRPRLSAARTKRRARDDMTLITLHYAEAQS; this is encoded by the coding sequence GTGAAAGCGAAGTCACTCGCCATTGCCATTATTGCGCTCTGCGGCACCGCCAGCACCGGCGCGGTTCAGGTCGATGACGGGTTTAGCCAGAGCGCCTTGAGCCGGGTCGAAATTCTGGTGACCGACAAGGCGCTCACGCTTTTGCAGATACAGAAGTTGAAGTTCTCACAACCTGCTGCATCACAGATAGGCCTTAGGGCCACCGAATCTGTCTGGCTGCGATTGCCCGTCGAATCAGCCGCAGCTGTGAAGGTACCACTCGTCGCCCGCTATGAGTTTCCATGGACAGACCGCGCCGAGTTCTTTGTCGTCAGAGAAAACGGCGAAGTCATCTCATCATCACTGGGGGGAGACACGGTCAAAGGGCGGCGTACCGAGCGCCTGCCGTTGGTGCGCTTCGAGCTGCAGCCGCAGGAAAGGCTGACTGTGTATCTGAAAGTCACCACGGTTGCCCGCGCAGCCGCGCAGATCAATCTTTACAGACGTGAATCTCTCTCCCCGCGTGTTTTCGCCGAGCTGCTCGCGCAAGGTGCCTTTGTCGGTGTCGTGTGCATGCTGCTCATCTTTCATCTGAATATGTACATCGCCACGCGCGACGCGATGCTACGCAGTTATCTCGGCTATATTTTGACTGTGTCTCTCTTCATGCCGCTGCGCAGCGGTATTTTGCCGCAATTTCTGTTTGGTGAGTATGCCCACCTCAGCGACATGGTCTGGGTCATTTTGGTCAGTGCGACTTATTTCACCGGTGTGAGTTCGGCGCGGGCGTTGCTCTCGCTGAAAACCACAGACCCACGCGCCGACCGCCTGCTCTCTGTTCTGCAGGTACTCACGCTTACACCTGCGCTGGTTCTGTTCGTCGGCAGGCGTGAAGCATTCATTGCTGAAAACATCGCCGCGCTTTTTGTCGGGCCGCCACTGCTCGTGCTGGGCTTAATGCATGTGTTTCAGAAGCGCCAGCATGCGCTCTATTTCGTCGTTGGCTTTAGCGTACCGATCATTGCCGCGATCGCCGATAACCTGGTCGAAGCCGGGGTTTTGCCCGCTTTCGCATTGCGAAACGAAATGTTGCCCGCGGCGATGCTCTTTGAGTTCTTGCTCTTCGCGCAGATCATCTATCGCAAGCTCGCCGATTCAGAGACCGCGCGGGTCAGAGACCACGAAAGACTGACCCGCTTTCGCTCAGAACTGGCGTTTGCGAGTGCAATTCAAAAAAGCCTGTTGCCGCCGCTTGCGCAGACATTCGGCCGCATCGAAGTGCGCGCCGCTTACCGCTCTGAAAAAGCTGTTGGTAACGATTACTTTGATGTTCTCGAAGCCGGCAAAAACAGCATCGGGGTGCTGCTTACCGATGCCGGTGCTGGCAGGGCCTCGTCACTCGCTGCCGCGCTCGATGTCTCTGCGGTGCGCATGGCATTTCGCAATAGTTTTTCAGCCGGCGCAGAACCTGATGTCGTGATGCAGCGCATGTTCGCGATGCTCGAGCCGGTGACGAAGTCGCGCCCGGTGGCCGCAACATACGTCACGCTCAACACTGACACGGGTTTCGTGCGAGGGTACTTGCATATGAATCCGGTGCCGGTGGTTGTGCGCGCAGGCGGCGCGCGTGAGGCGATATTTTCAGATAATGAGGATATCCCCCTTACTCAGAAATTTGACCTGCAGCTGCGCCCCGGCGACACATTGGTTCTGGCGACGACCGGCATCGCGCGGCGCATTAACCTCGTTCGTGACAGACTGCACCCCCGCGAACGCGTCGACAAGATGCAGCAACGGCCGCGTCTGAGTGCGGCGCGAACCAAGCGGCGCGCGCGCGACGACATGACTCTCATTACACTGCATTACGCCGAGGCTCAGAGTTGA
- a CDS encoding SpoIIE family protein phosphatase, which produces MKAASFAFTFLLAIAGLAAADQPRLHIDGAFQVKDAAGYLYFRLTQQDIEGVMQPESAWLPLTAPVVQERFSGDRLWLRISLVNDKNFPANLVLVAGEARTDKTHFYLYQAGSLQSAHAGGDLITRNSRPDFLAARFAFTLAPNSEAQIFVLVENPVDLAADFTLLRDSAFAEFGGRTYLIQGIFFGAIMVLLLFYGAIYLSKRSRIVAAYFWYLVAAGVFFAARTGLLYQHVGYLSAEIMNVLVAPLPGVIYAAGIRFTRAFLELARGSTSDKILRTAQYVALVPVPLAFVSRHLTRDACDWLSLILGPGLLLYVWLIRREARKSNLFLLGWCWPILVSLLQYTGFDSSYLLRNVLLQAAMLVEFVLFAIFVGRDISRFEIERSQQSVNLLMLQEDLEQARRVHETLLPVGTPDFAGLAIAQLYRPMSELGGDYYDWFRLSEQRTVLIVADVTGHGLPAALDAAVVHIAFQTAVVEADDAAAILSAMNARLIAQGIDRCVSAVCAVYDHATKTCEIALAGHPQAIVVSGNRALPVGEYGPLLGFTHHSEYISSRVSLRAGDRLFLCTDGAYEIPESEADDEHIQFAEMLASKSHLPLAAALEATLEHFDALRQNKSSDDVTLLGAEVK; this is translated from the coding sequence TTGAAGGCTGCTTCGTTCGCGTTCACGTTCTTGCTGGCGATCGCGGGCCTTGCGGCTGCCGACCAGCCGAGGCTGCACATCGACGGCGCCTTTCAGGTGAAAGACGCAGCGGGTTATTTGTACTTTCGTCTCACGCAGCAAGATATCGAAGGCGTCATGCAGCCTGAAAGCGCCTGGTTGCCGCTTACCGCGCCGGTTGTGCAAGAGCGTTTTTCGGGCGACCGGCTTTGGCTCAGGATTTCGCTGGTGAATGACAAAAACTTTCCCGCAAATCTGGTGTTGGTGGCCGGTGAAGCGCGCACCGACAAGACACATTTCTATCTCTACCAGGCAGGTAGTCTGCAGAGTGCGCACGCGGGGGGCGACCTTATAACGCGCAACTCACGGCCCGACTTTCTGGCGGCCCGCTTCGCGTTCACTCTGGCACCCAATTCAGAGGCGCAGATATTTGTGTTGGTTGAAAATCCGGTTGATCTTGCTGCCGATTTTACCCTGCTGCGCGATTCTGCTTTCGCCGAGTTCGGTGGACGCACCTATCTCATTCAGGGAATTTTCTTCGGCGCGATCATGGTGTTGCTGCTGTTTTATGGCGCGATCTATCTGTCGAAGCGCTCGCGTATTGTCGCGGCGTATTTCTGGTATCTGGTCGCCGCCGGTGTTTTTTTCGCGGCGCGCACGGGGCTGTTGTACCAACATGTCGGCTACCTGTCTGCCGAAATCATGAACGTGCTCGTTGCGCCGTTGCCCGGTGTCATCTATGCGGCAGGCATTCGCTTCACGCGCGCCTTTCTCGAACTTGCGCGCGGGTCAACAAGCGACAAGATTCTGCGCACCGCCCAGTATGTTGCGCTTGTACCCGTGCCATTGGCCTTTGTTTCACGGCATTTAACGCGTGATGCCTGCGATTGGCTTTCGCTTATTCTCGGCCCGGGGTTGCTGCTGTATGTCTGGCTGATTCGCCGGGAAGCCCGAAAGTCGAACCTCTTTTTGCTCGGGTGGTGCTGGCCTATTCTGGTTTCGCTGCTGCAATACACTGGGTTTGACAGCTCTTATCTCTTGCGCAATGTGTTGCTGCAGGCGGCGATGCTGGTCGAGTTCGTACTCTTTGCGATATTTGTCGGCCGTGACATCAGCCGCTTTGAGATCGAGCGCAGCCAGCAGAGTGTCAATTTACTGATGCTGCAAGAAGACCTTGAACAGGCGCGCCGCGTTCATGAAACACTGCTTCCCGTCGGCACACCCGATTTCGCCGGCCTCGCAATCGCTCAGCTCTACCGGCCCATGAGCGAGCTCGGCGGCGACTATTACGATTGGTTCAGACTGAGCGAACAACGCACCGTGCTGATCGTTGCCGACGTGACCGGGCACGGTCTGCCGGCCGCTCTCGATGCCGCCGTGGTGCACATTGCCTTTCAGACAGCCGTGGTTGAGGCAGATGACGCTGCGGCAATTCTGTCGGCGATGAATGCAAGATTGATCGCGCAGGGTATCGACCGCTGTGTCAGCGCCGTCTGTGCAGTTTACGATCACGCGACCAAAACTTGCGAAATTGCACTCGCAGGGCACCCCCAGGCGATCGTTGTCAGCGGTAATCGTGCGCTGCCCGTCGGCGAATATGGCCCGCTACTCGGGTTCACGCATCACAGCGAATATATATCTTCGCGAGTGAGCCTGCGCGCAGGTGACCGGTTGTTTCTTTGCACCGACGGGGCTTATGAAATTCCCGAGTCTGAGGCAGACGACGAACATATACAATTTGCCGAGATGCTGGCGTCAAAATCGCACCTGCCGCTGGCCGCAGCACTCGAAGCCACACTCGAACATTTCGACGCGCTCAGACAGAACAAGAGCTCAGACGATGTGACGTTGTTGGGCGCCGAGGTGAAATAG
- a CDS encoding fatty acid desaturase family protein — protein MTSTKAGEDAGAGFHRGLREAVFSFLKTKSLNPIDESGLLRKAIINYTMWFTLYAAYLFVGAQYGWYALLLVLPLAFAMLCIVLSVMHDGSHGAFSNSRFINSLASYSLAFAGGSPILWRQLHVRAHHDNTNVIGHDQDFESGGLIRLHPAQAQHKAHRFQHLYAWFLYMGHSIRWIWFDDIKDYFTNRWPVSPTERKTLLTEIVLAKAWHAASYLIVPALVTGSWQLAIVFYLAHWMILSVALILVFAMAHLTHVQEMPASTAEGKQDWALHQLATTVDFATENRLLSWIVGGLNFQIEHHIFPKISHTRYKLIQPVVKEYCAKHGVRYFEYPTFASVLGGHYRHLKTLGQPA, from the coding sequence ATGACATCCACCAAAGCCGGCGAAGATGCTGGCGCGGGCTTTCACCGCGGTCTTAGAGAAGCGGTTTTCAGTTTTCTGAAAACCAAGTCATTGAACCCAATCGACGAATCGGGCCTTTTGCGCAAGGCAATCATTAACTACACGATGTGGTTTACGCTTTATGCAGCGTATCTCTTCGTCGGCGCACAATATGGCTGGTATGCGCTGCTACTAGTGCTACCGCTCGCTTTTGCGATGCTCTGCATTGTGCTGTCAGTGATGCACGACGGCAGCCATGGCGCGTTCAGCAATTCACGCTTCATCAACTCGCTTGCCTCTTACAGTCTTGCTTTCGCCGGTGGCAGCCCGATTCTGTGGCGGCAGCTGCACGTGCGCGCGCACCACGACAACACGAATGTCATCGGTCACGATCAGGATTTCGAATCGGGTGGGCTTATTCGCCTGCACCCGGCGCAGGCTCAACACAAGGCACACCGCTTTCAGCATCTTTACGCGTGGTTTCTGTATATGGGCCACAGCATCCGTTGGATATGGTTTGACGACATTAAGGATTACTTCACCAACCGGTGGCCGGTCAGCCCTACTGAGCGTAAAACCCTGCTCACAGAAATTGTTCTCGCAAAGGCATGGCATGCCGCAAGTTATCTGATTGTACCCGCGCTGGTGACGGGCAGCTGGCAGCTCGCGATCGTATTTTATCTCGCGCACTGGATGATACTCAGCGTCGCGCTGATTCTGGTCTTCGCCATGGCGCACCTGACACACGTACAAGAAATGCCTGCGTCGACCGCCGAAGGCAAACAAGACTGGGCACTGCACCAGCTCGCAACCACGGTAGACTTCGCGACCGAGAACCGCCTGCTCTCATGGATAGTCGGGGGCTTAAACTTTCAGATCGAGCACCATATCTTTCCGAAAATTTCGCACACGCGCTATAAACTCATTCAACCTGTGGTCAAAGAATATTGTGCAAAGCACGGTGTTCGCTACTTTGAGTATCCGACGTTTGCTTCAGTGCTCGGCGGCCATTACAGGCATCTCAAAACCCTCGGCCAGCCGGCTTAG
- a CDS encoding NAD-dependent malic enzyme, giving the protein MLYEKSTDTLIKNLRCYITDRPGYLGKLLTTIGMHGGNIGDLRLIKRAGLNNLREIELYVRDQAHMQDILHAVGELDGIQVDSVSDAVLDLHRGGKIEMRSIVPVESAGDVRRIYTPGVAAVCRAIQQDPDLMYEYTYVKNTVAIVTNGTAILGLGDIGVRAGMPVMEGKAVLFSKLVGINGIPILVDSKDIQTCIETIVNIAPSFGAIKLEDFRAPECFAIEEALMQRLEMPIMHDDQHGTATVVLAALLNATRYVGDDLRVLSVGIVGLGAAGNGIARLLKSFGVQTIYGADINEDAKNRLAEMGGTPLPLADLMREAQVVVTTTGVPNLIKPEMVRPRQIILALSNPDPEIKPEAAIEAGAAFAADGRGVNNALAFPGIFKGALQARASRINNRMKIAAAYAIASLANSDRKELVPALLNTEVHQRVTEAVERAALESGAVKKLSEM; this is encoded by the coding sequence ATGCTATACGAGAAGTCGACCGACACTCTCATAAAAAATCTTCGCTGTTACATCACTGACCGCCCGGGTTACCTCGGCAAGCTGCTCACCACAATCGGCATGCACGGCGGCAATATCGGTGACCTGCGTCTCATTAAACGCGCTGGCCTCAACAACCTGCGCGAAATCGAACTCTACGTGCGCGACCAGGCGCACATGCAAGACATTCTGCATGCGGTCGGTGAACTCGACGGCATTCAGGTCGATTCGGTTTCAGACGCCGTGCTCGATCTGCACCGCGGCGGCAAGATCGAGATGCGCAGCATTGTTCCAGTCGAAAGCGCGGGGGATGTCAGACGAATCTATACGCCGGGTGTGGCGGCGGTCTGCCGCGCCATTCAACAAGACCCTGACCTGATGTACGAATACACATATGTCAAAAACACCGTCGCGATTGTCACCAATGGCACCGCGATTCTCGGGCTCGGCGATATCGGTGTGCGCGCCGGCATGCCTGTCATGGAAGGCAAGGCGGTGCTGTTCTCAAAACTCGTCGGCATCAACGGCATTCCGATTCTCGTTGATTCGAAAGATATTCAAACCTGTATCGAGACGATCGTCAACATCGCGCCCTCGTTCGGTGCGATCAAGCTCGAAGACTTTCGCGCGCCCGAATGTTTTGCGATTGAAGAGGCCCTCATGCAACGGCTCGAGATGCCGATTATGCACGACGACCAGCACGGCACGGCGACCGTCGTGTTGGCGGCGCTGCTGAACGCGACGCGTTATGTGGGTGACGATTTGCGCGTGCTGAGCGTGGGCATTGTCGGGCTCGGGGCTGCCGGTAATGGTATTGCGCGTTTGCTCAAGAGTTTCGGTGTGCAGACGATCTATGGCGCCGATATCAATGAAGACGCTAAAAACCGCCTCGCAGAAATGGGCGGCACACCGCTACCGCTCGCAGATCTCATGCGCGAAGCCCAGGTGGTAGTTACCACAACCGGTGTACCCAACCTCATTAAACCCGAGATGGTTCGGCCGCGCCAGATAATTCTCGCGCTCTCAAACCCCGACCCTGAGATAAAGCCTGAAGCGGCGATAGAAGCCGGTGCGGCCTTTGCCGCAGATGGCCGCGGGGTAAATAATGCCCTTGCGTTTCCCGGTATCTTTAAAGGCGCATTGCAGGCCCGCGCGTCGCGCATCAACAACCGCATGAAAATCGCAGCGGCGTATGCCATTGCCTCGCTTGCAAACAGCGACCGCAAAGAGCTGGTGCCCGCGCTCTTGAACACTGAAGTGCACCAGAGGGTGACCGAAGCTGTCGAGCGCGCTGCGCTCGAATCGGGTGCGGTGAAGAAACTCAGCGAAATGTAA
- a CDS encoding extracellular catalytic domain type 1 short-chain-length polyhydroxyalkanoate depolymerase, with protein sequence MPRRARSTLHFCILSLFAFRLDAQTNENETEPASLALPGLSIIENFDTNPGKLVLHLYTPQSLPVGKTALVVALHGCGGSAKQFSNAGFNELADEYGFFVIYPEQRAENNRNLCFNHQIQGAATLERREVQSVMQMVHYMLANFPISRKEVFVTGFSSGGQLAQILAATYPRTFAAVSAIGAGGYRCETDHSGIAHFFECIHKTPAPPAVRGKRPKSWPRASIWHGKRDKNVAFSRLQDAFDQWLKVHRLRSPRRLRVSLPGNIKQVKIKNRAGQTVVESYTLNSMGHTIPVNEGCGETGEYFTREKICFAKRSVQFFGIGKRSIPKN encoded by the coding sequence ATGCCGCGTCGCGCGCGATCAACTTTGCACTTCTGCATTCTTTCGCTCTTTGCCTTTCGCCTGGATGCGCAAACAAATGAAAATGAAACAGAACCGGCATCTCTCGCCCTGCCCGGGCTTTCGATCATTGAAAACTTTGATACCAACCCAGGCAAGCTCGTTCTGCATCTCTACACTCCGCAATCTTTACCGGTCGGCAAGACGGCTCTGGTCGTCGCGCTGCACGGCTGCGGCGGCTCGGCAAAACAATTCTCGAACGCGGGCTTCAACGAGCTCGCCGATGAATACGGTTTTTTCGTGATCTATCCCGAGCAACGCGCTGAGAATAACCGTAACCTCTGCTTCAACCACCAGATTCAAGGCGCAGCAACACTCGAACGGCGCGAGGTTCAATCAGTCATGCAGATGGTGCACTATATGCTCGCGAATTTTCCGATTTCGCGCAAAGAGGTGTTTGTCACCGGGTTTTCATCGGGCGGGCAGCTGGCGCAGATTCTGGCGGCGACGTATCCGCGAACTTTCGCCGCGGTTTCGGCAATCGGCGCGGGGGGATATCGCTGCGAAACCGACCACTCAGGCATCGCGCATTTTTTCGAGTGCATACACAAGACACCTGCCCCCCCGGCAGTGAGGGGAAAGCGCCCCAAGAGCTGGCCGCGGGCGAGCATATGGCACGGCAAACGTGACAAGAATGTCGCCTTTAGCCGGTTACAAGATGCATTCGACCAATGGCTGAAAGTTCATCGGCTGCGCTCGCCACGCAGGCTGCGCGTTTCACTGCCCGGCAATATCAAGCAGGTCAAAATAAAGAACCGCGCCGGGCAAACCGTCGTCGAAAGTTATACCCTCAACTCGATGGGGCATACGATACCCGTCAACGAGGGTTGTGGCGAAACGGGCGAATATTTCACCCGCGAAAAAATCTGCTTCGCCAAACGTTCCGTGCAGTTTTTTGGCATTGGCAAGCGATCAATACCAAAGAACTGA
- a CDS encoding META domain-containing protein produces MKKLQHLAVVLLVTAGGGCRDHNLRDSAGNALKNRWLYASADGIAKIENFEPTLTMNAGEISGYTGCNHLRGDFETSGNTIKIRQKLKTSMPCRSQAAVAAELAFENLLQLVVRYEVEAGVLRLITADGKKLVMHAYVPAPRAALTGTEWKMLSAAMMPGAVGTSEMIQAHRARFEGSRFRLRQSCYEITADYSANETTVRFANVQLKQQACKERREADFTLQYLEPMFAKIDRYTISERRLSLFAGEKFQLDFDAKP; encoded by the coding sequence ATGAAGAAATTACAGCACCTCGCGGTCGTTCTGCTTGTGACCGCGGGGGGCGGTTGCCGAGACCACAACCTCAGAGACTCAGCGGGTAACGCGCTGAAAAACCGCTGGCTTTACGCGTCGGCCGACGGTATCGCCAAAATCGAAAATTTTGAACCAACTCTGACAATGAACGCAGGCGAGATCAGCGGTTACACGGGGTGCAACCATCTACGGGGCGATTTTGAGACCTCGGGAAATACGATCAAAATTCGCCAGAAGCTGAAAACATCGATGCCGTGCCGGTCGCAGGCTGCCGTCGCCGCCGAGCTCGCGTTCGAAAATCTGCTGCAGTTAGTGGTACGATACGAAGTTGAAGCAGGGGTGCTTCGCCTCATTACCGCCGATGGCAAAAAGCTCGTTATGCATGCGTACGTACCCGCGCCCCGCGCAGCGCTCACCGGCACCGAGTGGAAAATGCTGAGCGCTGCCATGATGCCGGGCGCAGTCGGCACTTCAGAAATGATTCAGGCGCACCGGGCCCGGTTCGAGGGCAGCCGGTTTCGTCTGCGCCAGAGCTGCTATGAAATCACGGCAGACTATTCGGCAAACGAGACTACCGTGCGCTTCGCGAACGTGCAGTTAAAACAGCAGGCGTGCAAAGAGCGTCGGGAGGCCGATTTTACTCTGCAATACCTCGAACCCATGTTCGCAAAAATCGATCGGTACACGATCAGCGAACGCCGGCTGAGCCTTTTCGCGGGCGAAAAATTTCAACTCGATTTCGACGCTAAACCATGA
- a CDS encoding FecR family protein, which produces MKKLYILINIAAVAFVACKEQPKPVTTHAAAVVFVVGSDARIFTAKGESKAVKGAILHEADKVQTGKKSQVDLLLPNNILIRIDQNSTVEMKEFRLGEGGIQTDRLMLQRGTVFAKVAKLDKKSAFAIQTPTIVAGVRGTQFMTEADENGTGKVAVIEGKVAVESAKTGTTEEVTEGEQVQLNDSGNLVESKMDEATAAKTNALSAVAKIKDQDLQNFQNILGDQQKLLDKAGGADKLKGMMDDSDKRIQDQKDMTKEKVEGLKGQTDTKIQDMKASTEGKVQQSTEKVDSMKSDTQNKIDSMKGGNSIDEMKKKQQEMLKKFP; this is translated from the coding sequence ATGAAGAAGTTATATATCCTCATCAATATCGCGGCGGTCGCGTTCGTCGCCTGCAAAGAGCAGCCGAAGCCCGTCACCACGCACGCGGCGGCTGTAGTGTTTGTCGTCGGTAGCGACGCAAGAATATTCACAGCCAAGGGTGAAAGCAAAGCTGTCAAGGGCGCGATTTTGCACGAAGCCGACAAAGTACAGACGGGAAAAAAGTCTCAGGTAGACCTGCTGCTACCCAATAACATCTTAATCCGCATCGACCAGAACTCGACCGTTGAAATGAAAGAATTCAGACTCGGTGAGGGCGGCATACAGACTGACCGCCTGATGCTGCAGCGCGGCACCGTGTTTGCGAAAGTGGCCAAGCTCGATAAAAAGTCTGCTTTCGCAATTCAGACCCCGACAATCGTCGCGGGCGTACGGGGTACGCAGTTCATGACCGAGGCCGATGAAAACGGCACCGGCAAAGTTGCAGTGATCGAAGGCAAGGTGGCGGTTGAATCAGCGAAGACCGGCACGACCGAAGAAGTTACCGAAGGCGAGCAGGTGCAGCTGAATGACAGCGGTAACCTTGTCGAAAGTAAAATGGACGAAGCGACAGCTGCGAAAACCAATGCGCTCTCTGCTGTAGCCAAGATCAAAGACCAGGATCTACAGAACTTTCAGAATATTCTGGGCGACCAGCAGAAGCTGCTCGATAAAGCGGGCGGCGCCGACAAACTCAAAGGCATGATGGATGACAGCGATAAGCGTATTCAAGACCAGAAAGACATGACCAAAGAAAAGGTCGAGGGTCTTAAAGGCCAGACCGACACCAAAATTCAGGATATGAAAGCATCGACCGAAGGCAAAGTTCAGCAGAGCACAGAAAAGGTCGATTCGATGAAATCAGACACGCAGAACAAGATTGATTCGATGAAGGGCGGCAACTCGATCGATGAAATGAAGAAAAAACAGCAAGAGATGCTGAAAAAATTTCCGTAA
- a CDS encoding class I SAM-dependent methyltransferase: MSFSDHFSTQSVAYAEFRPHYPEEIFDWLAGQCREHNLCWDAATGNGQAAEALAGHFARVYASDGSASQIAAARKTANIEYAVEVAEKTQLTTESCDLVTVAQAYHWFDHAKFHAEVSRVLKPSGVLAVWGYGLHEVTPQVDAVTREYYHDVVGAYWPAERRHVENHYAGIAFPFAEIPTPQWQIRAEYSLPELLGYLESWSATQRYRKENSKDPLVLVKTKLAAVWGDVKTRSVSWPIFMRVGRKESSGR, translated from the coding sequence ATGAGTTTTTCCGATCATTTTTCCACACAGTCAGTTGCCTACGCTGAGTTCAGGCCGCATTACCCTGAAGAAATTTTTGATTGGCTGGCAGGCCAGTGCAGAGAGCACAATCTTTGTTGGGATGCAGCGACCGGTAACGGCCAGGCGGCTGAAGCTCTCGCCGGGCATTTTGCCCGCGTCTATGCATCAGATGGCAGCGCTTCACAGATTGCCGCTGCAAGAAAAACAGCCAATATCGAATACGCTGTTGAGGTTGCCGAAAAGACGCAGCTCACGACAGAGAGCTGCGATCTCGTCACTGTTGCCCAGGCGTACCATTGGTTTGACCACGCAAAGTTTCACGCCGAAGTCTCTCGCGTTCTGAAGCCTTCAGGCGTGCTCGCGGTCTGGGGGTATGGCCTGCACGAGGTTACGCCGCAGGTCGATGCTGTCACGCGCGAATATTACCATGATGTAGTCGGTGCATATTGGCCGGCCGAACGGCGCCATGTAGAAAATCACTACGCAGGCATAGCGTTTCCTTTTGCCGAAATACCAACACCGCAGTGGCAGATTCGCGCCGAATATTCATTGCCCGAACTTCTGGGTTATCTCGAATCGTGGTCGGCGACGCAGCGCTATCGCAAAGAAAATTCTAAAGACCCGTTGGTTTTGGTAAAAACCAAGCTTGCCGCGGTCTGGGGTGACGTGAAAACCCGCAGCGTAAGCTGGCCGATTTTTATGCGCGTGGGGCGTAAGGAGAGTTCAGGTCGGTAA
- a CDS encoding response regulator transcription factor: MASSHKQILIIEDSAPIAMLQKALLEKAGYTVEHAETGLGGLESATLIKPAAVVLDLTLPDTDGITVLKALRGMPAEIRPEVIVLSADDGSAMKAGAIDAGAFGFMLKPFRHEEYLRMVAASCTVEG; the protein is encoded by the coding sequence ATGGCATCATCGCATAAACAGATACTGATTATTGAAGACAGCGCGCCGATTGCGATGCTGCAAAAAGCGCTGCTTGAGAAGGCGGGCTACACGGTTGAACACGCAGAAACAGGCCTCGGTGGCCTTGAGAGTGCCACGCTCATAAAACCCGCTGCTGTGGTTCTCGATCTGACGCTACCCGATACCGATGGCATCACCGTTTTGAAGGCGCTGCGTGGCATGCCCGCAGAAATTCGCCCCGAGGTCATTGTACTCTCGGCCGATGACGGCTCGGCGATGAAGGCCGGCGCCATCGACGCGGGTGCTTTCGGCTTTATGCTGAAACCCTTCAGGCACGAAGAATACCTGCGCATGGTTGCAGCGAGCTGCACCGTTGAGGGGTAA